The following coding sequences lie in one Amycolatopsis cihanbeyliensis genomic window:
- a CDS encoding S8 family peptidase: MREHHRSRLRIACGSVVAGATALAAMTAAGGAAAEPAGEILGAESPNAIDGSYIVVLKDGEVSTQAVEATAERLAGKYQGEVDRTYGTVLRGFSAKMSQRDALRLAADPDVASVEQDAYAYASDTQNNPEWGLDRLDQDRLPGDDSYTYPDSAGSGVTAYVLDTGVRVSHNEFGNRASNGYDFVDDDPVANDCNGHGTHVAGTIGGSTYGVAKQVDIVGVRVLGCDGRGSYAGIIDALDWVADNASGPSIGNMSLGGGASSSVDNAVRGVIDAGVQMAVAAGNANEDACNTSPARVSEAITVGASNQDDERSTWPEIPGAESNYGRCLDIFAPGSDIKSAWYNSDSATNTINGTSMATPHVAGAAALHLGENPSAGPQQVRDALVDNAVSGILTDIKQGSPNELLNISYLNDGGGDPDPTCDGGSNGDDVSIPDNGDAVTSTLEVTGCEGNGTTGTQVAVAIKHTYVGDLKIDLVGPSGTAYNLKQPGWDSSDDLNETYRVDTSSETKNGTWQLRVQDVYSYDTGNIDSFGIQF; this comes from the coding sequence ATGCGTGAACACCATCGGTCCCGACTGCGGATCGCATGCGGGAGCGTCGTCGCCGGGGCCACCGCCCTGGCGGCCATGACCGCGGCTGGCGGTGCCGCGGCCGAGCCTGCCGGCGAGATCCTCGGCGCCGAGTCGCCGAACGCGATCGACGGCAGCTACATCGTGGTCCTGAAGGACGGCGAGGTCTCCACCCAGGCCGTCGAGGCCACCGCGGAGCGGCTCGCCGGGAAGTACCAGGGCGAGGTGGATCGGACCTACGGCACGGTGCTGCGCGGCTTCTCGGCGAAGATGTCCCAGCGGGACGCCCTGCGGCTGGCAGCCGACCCGGATGTCGCCTCTGTCGAGCAGGACGCCTACGCCTACGCGAGCGACACCCAGAACAACCCGGAGTGGGGCCTGGACCGGCTGGACCAGGACCGGCTGCCGGGGGACGACTCCTACACCTACCCGGACAGCGCGGGCAGCGGCGTGACCGCTTACGTCCTGGACACCGGGGTGCGGGTCAGCCACAACGAGTTCGGGAACCGGGCCAGCAACGGCTACGACTTCGTGGACGACGACCCGGTGGCCAACGACTGCAACGGGCACGGCACGCACGTGGCGGGCACCATCGGTGGCAGCACCTACGGGGTGGCCAAGCAGGTCGACATCGTCGGCGTCCGGGTACTGGGCTGCGACGGTCGCGGCTCGTACGCGGGCATCATCGACGCGCTGGACTGGGTGGCGGACAACGCCAGCGGCCCGTCGATCGGCAACATGAGCCTCGGTGGCGGCGCGAGCAGTTCGGTGGACAACGCCGTGCGCGGCGTGATCGACGCGGGTGTCCAGATGGCGGTGGCCGCGGGCAACGCCAACGAGGACGCCTGCAACACCTCGCCCGCGCGGGTCTCCGAAGCGATCACCGTGGGCGCGTCCAACCAGGACGACGAGCGCTCCACCTGGCCGGAGATCCCCGGCGCGGAGTCCAACTACGGCCGCTGCCTGGACATCTTCGCCCCGGGCAGTGACATCAAGTCCGCCTGGTACAACAGCGACAGCGCCACCAACACGATCAACGGCACCTCGATGGCCACCCCGCACGTGGCGGGCGCCGCGGCCCTGCACCTCGGGGAGAACCCCTCGGCCGGCCCGCAGCAGGTGCGCGACGCGCTGGTGGACAACGCCGTGTCCGGCATCCTGACCGACATCAAGCAGGGTTCGCCGAACGAGCTGCTGAACATCAGCTACCTGAACGACGGTGGCGGCGACCCCGACCCGACGTGTGACGGCGGCAGCAACGGCGACGACGTGTCCATTCCGGACAACGGCGACGCGGTGACCAGCACCCTCGAGGTGACCGGCTGCGAGGGCAACGGCACCACCGGCACCCAGGTCGCGGTGGCGATCAAGCACACCTACGTCGGTGACCTGAAGATCGACCTGGTCGGCCCGAGCGGCACCGCCTACAACCTGAAGCAGCCGGGCTGGGACAGCTCGGACGACCTGAACGAGACCTACCGGGTGGACACCTCGTCCGAGACCAAGAACGGCACCTGGCAACTGCGGGTGCAGGACGTCTACTCCTACGACACCGGGAACATCGACAGCTTCGGCATCCAGTTCTGA